One genomic segment of Methanomassiliicoccus sp. includes these proteins:
- a CDS encoding 30S ribosomal protein S15 — MARMHARRRGKSGSQRPLITENPAWVPLNKEEIEEMVIKMGKDGVPSARIGLLLRDQHAVPDVKLATGRTVLDILKENDLQPTIPDDLIALMRRAINLQTHLQENKKDLANKRNLQMVESKIRRIVKYYKREGSLPADWQYSIANAELLIE, encoded by the coding sequence ATGGCTCGTATGCACGCCAGGAGGAGGGGCAAGTCCGGGTCCCAGCGCCCGTTGATCACTGAGAACCCGGCATGGGTCCCCCTCAACAAGGAAGAGATAGAGGAAATGGTCATCAAGATGGGGAAGGACGGTGTTCCTTCCGCTCGCATCGGCCTTCTTCTTCGCGACCAGCACGCCGTACCCGACGTCAAGCTCGCTACTGGAAGAACGGTCCTGGACATCCTGAAGGAGAATGACCTGCAGCCGACCATCCCGGACGACCTGATCGCCCTGATGAGGAGGGCTATCAACCTGCAGACCCACCTTCAGGAGAACAAGAAGGACCTCGCCAACAAGAGGAACCTTCAGATGGTGGAGTCCAAGATCCGCCGCATCGTGAAGTACTACAAGCGCGAGGGAAGCCTTCCCGCGGACTGGCAGTACTCCATAGCCAACGCCGAGCTCCTGATCGAGTGA
- a CDS encoding NUDIX domain-containing protein → MRYVYGIAFRGEEFIMVFNPRRGGWEMPGGKIEEGESDLQAMVREFREEVGWEFVAVASTDVEGVSVFAGELGGPAPSGEMEWKAFRELPERLSFPLVEYMPLIAWGREAVERHRALQAGSATA, encoded by the coding sequence ATGAGATACGTTTACGGCATAGCGTTCCGCGGCGAGGAGTTCATCATGGTGTTCAATCCCCGCCGGGGCGGATGGGAGATGCCGGGCGGGAAGATCGAGGAAGGCGAGTCCGACCTGCAGGCGATGGTGCGGGAGTTCCGGGAAGAGGTCGGGTGGGAGTTCGTGGCCGTCGCCTCCACCGACGTCGAAGGGGTCAGTGTCTTTGCCGGGGAGCTGGGCGGGCCGGCGCCATCGGGAGAGATGGAGTGGAAGGCCTTTCGCGAACTTCCGGAGCGCCTATCCTTCCCTCTCGTGGAGTACATGCCGCTCATCGCCTGGGGCAGGGAGGCCGTGGAGCGCCACAGGGCCCTTCAGGCAGGGAGCGCGACCGCTTAA
- a CDS encoding fibrillarin-like rRNA/tRNA 2'-O-methyltransferase yields MSDYEMHPAGFEGVFTDGERLYTRNSAPGKAVYGEKLVPWNGAEYREWVPTRSKLSAYIRSGGKYFPFRPDSGVLYLGAASGTTASHVADIVTQGTVYCVEISPRSFRDLVPVCETRPNMVPFLADATKPQEYSFGVSGVDLVYQDIAQKGQAQIFLKNFKAFAARSGLLVIKSRSEDVTQDPLRIYEEARRQLQAGGLKVREVVRLDPMEKDHAMIAVTSP; encoded by the coding sequence ATGAGCGATTACGAGATGCACCCCGCCGGGTTCGAGGGCGTCTTCACCGACGGTGAGCGGCTGTACACCAGGAACTCCGCTCCGGGCAAGGCGGTCTACGGCGAGAAGCTCGTCCCCTGGAACGGGGCTGAGTATCGGGAATGGGTGCCGACGCGGAGCAAGCTGTCCGCCTACATCCGCTCCGGCGGGAAGTATTTCCCCTTCCGTCCGGACTCCGGGGTCCTTTACCTCGGTGCGGCCAGCGGTACGACCGCCAGCCACGTGGCGGATATCGTGACCCAGGGCACGGTGTACTGCGTGGAGATCTCCCCTCGTTCCTTCCGCGACCTGGTGCCGGTGTGTGAGACGCGGCCCAACATGGTGCCCTTCCTTGCCGATGCTACCAAGCCCCAGGAGTACTCCTTCGGGGTGTCCGGGGTGGACTTAGTTTACCAGGACATCGCCCAGAAGGGCCAAGCGCAGATCTTTCTCAAGAACTTCAAGGCCTTCGCCGCCCGGAGCGGGTTGCTGGTGATCAAGTCCCGCTCCGAGGACGTCACCCAGGATCCCCTGAGGATCTACGAGGAAGCGAGACGCCAGCTCCAGGCTGGCGGGCTCAAGGTTCGGGAGGTCGTGCGCCTCGACCCCATGGAGAAGGACCATGCCATGATTGCGGTGACTTCGCCATGA
- a CDS encoding Hsp20/alpha crystallin family protein gives MENRPLMAPLVTIDHDRERYKIQIGLPGVKREGIELEVTESSFCVHADREDAVIAGCYFLAHPVNIEEADAAFDGNMLNFEIPFKTPIRGRTVEVRDGTLDFAQENPRRIELKNGYGSGTQ, from the coding sequence ATGGAGAACAGACCTTTGATGGCTCCTCTGGTGACCATCGACCATGATCGGGAGAGATACAAGATCCAGATCGGACTGCCAGGTGTGAAGCGGGAGGGGATCGAGCTGGAGGTCACCGAGAGCAGCTTCTGCGTTCACGCGGATAGGGAGGACGCGGTCATTGCTGGTTGCTACTTCCTAGCTCACCCGGTGAACATCGAGGAGGCGGACGCGGCCTTCGACGGCAACATGCTGAACTTCGAGATCCCCTTCAAGACCCCCATCAGAGGGAGGACGGTGGAGGTCCGCGATGGTACTCTGGACTTCGCACAGGAGAATCCCCGGAGGATCGAGCTGAAGAACGGCTACGGCAGCGGAACCCAGTAG
- a CDS encoding inositol monophosphatase family protein: MLRELEQIAYLVRDAVRSLPKDFDRGEELYIGADGTPTSSIDKVAEDVILKAVEERSLPVNVLSEEVGLVDRGYEDTLVVDPIDGTHNSTMNVPMYSVSLAVGRRSLLGVEHAVLLDLVTGALFKASRGQGATLDGDPISVRRFETAEPAMLFYLGRFVHPHTFELVKRSSRVRAIGCASLEMALVAQGCFDAYYFNAEAYEKGIRIVDIAASALLLREAGGEIVDLDGKVLDMPFELAARSNFLAYGDKRAKEVLL, from the coding sequence ATGCTGAGGGAACTGGAGCAGATAGCCTATCTTGTCAGGGACGCGGTCAGATCGCTCCCCAAGGACTTCGACCGAGGGGAGGAGCTGTACATCGGAGCGGACGGCACGCCCACCTCGAGCATCGACAAGGTCGCCGAGGACGTCATCCTGAAAGCCGTCGAGGAGAGGAGCCTTCCGGTGAACGTGCTCAGCGAGGAGGTCGGCCTGGTGGACCGCGGGTACGAGGACACCCTGGTGGTGGACCCCATCGACGGCACGCACAACTCTACGATGAACGTCCCGATGTACAGCGTATCCCTGGCGGTCGGCCGGCGGTCGCTGCTCGGCGTGGAGCACGCCGTCCTGCTGGACCTGGTGACCGGGGCGCTGTTCAAAGCCAGCCGTGGCCAGGGTGCCACCCTGGACGGCGATCCGATCTCGGTCCGTAGGTTCGAGACCGCGGAGCCGGCCATGCTCTTCTACCTTGGCCGCTTCGTTCACCCCCACACCTTCGAGCTGGTCAAACGCTCCTCGAGGGTCAGAGCCATAGGCTGCGCGTCGCTGGAGATGGCCCTGGTGGCGCAAGGGTGCTTCGATGCCTACTACTTCAATGCCGAGGCGTACGAGAAAGGCATCCGGATTGTGGACATCGCCGCTAGTGCGCTCCTCCTGAGGGAGGCCGGTGGGGAGATCGTGGACCTTGACGGCAAGGTCCTGGACATGCCCTTCGAGCTGGCGGCCAGGAGCAATTTCCTGGCCTACGGGGACAAGAGGGCCAAGGAGGTGCTATTGTGA
- a CDS encoding NAD(+)/NADH kinase, with protein MRIGLTANSEIPEAIRVSRQVLSELEGQDIVLESGLARLFGRPGMPIEDMDIDVLVTVGGDGTILRSLQRTDAPILGVNAGALGFLTEITEEGLRTGLHRLLSGDYFIEDRAKLATKVGNERLYDATNEAAVHTAHIAKIRHFNVYVDDQLAMDVRSDGIIVATSTGSTCYAMSVGGPIIDPRVEAFLIAPMAPFKFATRPLVVPASSHVRLELARPKPCLCVIDGQQERPMEGDEMTEFCLAERKSRFVRMERNFYPRLREKLVCSP; from the coding sequence GTGAGGATCGGTCTCACGGCGAATTCGGAGATACCCGAAGCCATCAGGGTCAGCAGACAGGTGCTCAGCGAGCTGGAGGGCCAGGACATCGTCCTGGAATCCGGCCTGGCCCGGCTGTTCGGCCGGCCGGGGATGCCCATAGAGGACATGGACATCGACGTCCTGGTCACGGTGGGAGGGGACGGAACGATCCTCCGTTCCCTGCAGCGCACCGATGCCCCCATCCTGGGGGTGAACGCCGGGGCCCTGGGCTTCCTGACCGAGATCACCGAGGAAGGCCTCAGGACCGGCCTCCACCGCCTGCTCTCCGGTGATTACTTCATCGAGGACCGGGCCAAGCTGGCGACCAAGGTGGGGAACGAGAGGCTGTACGACGCGACCAACGAGGCCGCGGTGCACACCGCCCACATCGCCAAGATCCGTCATTTCAATGTGTACGTCGACGATCAGCTGGCCATGGACGTCCGGTCCGATGGGATCATCGTCGCCACCTCGACCGGCTCGACCTGCTACGCCATGTCGGTAGGCGGACCGATTATCGACCCCCGGGTGGAAGCCTTCCTCATCGCACCGATGGCGCCGTTCAAGTTCGCCACCCGCCCCCTGGTGGTGCCGGCATCCTCGCACGTGCGCTTGGAACTGGCACGGCCGAAACCGTGCCTGTGCGTCATCGACGGCCAGCAGGAGAGGCCGATGGAGGGAGATGAGATGACCGAGTTCTGCCTGGCCGAACGGAAGAGCCGCTTCGTACGCATGGAGAGGAACTTCTACCCCCGGCTCCGAGAGAAGCTGGTGTGTTCCCCTTGA
- a CDS encoding Mov34/MPN/PAD-1 family protein — translation MTERRKVWGIDPDVLEMVNEAAKESLPNEFVAALRAENGVITEILLFPGSYSNEHSAFMQLHMLPIDLSVVGTVHSHPGPSNRPSDADLHLFGNFGNTHIITCLPFDKRSWRAYDRNGREVGLEVVDL, via the coding sequence TTGACCGAACGCAGAAAGGTGTGGGGCATCGACCCCGATGTCCTGGAGATGGTCAACGAGGCCGCTAAGGAATCGTTGCCCAACGAGTTCGTGGCTGCCCTGAGGGCTGAGAATGGGGTCATCACCGAGATCCTCCTCTTTCCCGGTAGCTACTCCAACGAGCACTCCGCGTTCATGCAACTGCACATGCTGCCCATCGACCTGAGCGTGGTCGGCACGGTTCACTCCCATCCCGGGCCGTCGAACCGGCCCTCGGACGCCGATCTGCACCTGTTCGGCAACTTCGGCAACACCCATATCATCACCTGCCTGCCGTTCGATAAGCGCTCTTGGAGAGCGTATGACCGGAACGGTAGGGAGGTGGGGTTGGAGGTCGTGGACCTCTAG
- a CDS encoding sugar phosphate nucleotidyltransferase gives MKALVLAAGEGTRLRPLTSNIPKPLLLVAGRPFMSHVLEALGELGIKDIYILVGWKANKIKEYYGDGSRLGLNIKYLEQKERMGTAHAIGCAEGSINEPFMCLNGDVIMFREDLGCMLEKFKETNSTVMGAVTVSDPQRFGVLEVHGERLQKIHEKPEVPPTNLINAGAFVFNPEIFARIRATPKSVRGEYEITDTLNSLAAESNVYVEKLTEGWMDVGRPWDLLEANEILMSKLKRRIDGTVEPGAVLKGEVIVEKGALVRSGAYIEGPVYISEGCDIGPNCYIRPSTCLGPGVKVGAAVEVKNSIIMAKTHVPHHNYVGDSLIGERCNFGAGTKVANLRFDDRTVKVTFKGQLINSGRRKLGVIMGDDVKTGINAMIDPGTIIFENSLIGPGAVVRGNVGPGSRVL, from the coding sequence ATGAAGGCCCTGGTGCTGGCCGCGGGAGAGGGGACGAGGCTACGGCCCCTTACTTCCAATATTCCCAAACCGCTGCTGCTGGTGGCAGGCCGCCCGTTCATGTCCCACGTGCTGGAGGCACTGGGGGAACTGGGCATCAAGGACATCTATATCCTGGTTGGGTGGAAGGCCAACAAGATCAAGGAATACTACGGCGACGGCTCCCGGCTGGGACTGAACATCAAGTATCTGGAGCAGAAGGAGAGAATGGGTACAGCCCATGCCATCGGTTGCGCCGAGGGCTCGATCAACGAGCCGTTCATGTGCTTGAACGGTGACGTGATCATGTTCCGGGAGGACCTCGGTTGCATGCTGGAGAAGTTCAAGGAAACGAACTCCACGGTCATGGGTGCGGTAACGGTGTCCGATCCTCAGAGGTTCGGGGTGCTGGAAGTGCACGGCGAACGGTTGCAGAAGATCCACGAGAAGCCCGAGGTCCCGCCGACCAACCTCATCAACGCCGGGGCCTTCGTCTTCAATCCCGAGATATTCGCCCGCATCCGGGCCACCCCCAAGTCGGTGCGCGGGGAGTACGAGATCACTGATACCCTGAACTCGCTGGCGGCGGAGAGCAACGTCTATGTCGAAAAGCTCACCGAGGGATGGATGGACGTCGGTCGACCGTGGGACCTCCTGGAGGCGAACGAGATCCTGATGTCCAAGCTCAAGCGGAGGATCGACGGGACGGTCGAGCCGGGAGCGGTTCTTAAGGGCGAGGTGATCGTGGAGAAGGGCGCCCTGGTGAGGAGCGGGGCGTACATCGAGGGCCCAGTATACATCTCGGAGGGCTGCGACATCGGCCCCAACTGCTACATCCGCCCGTCCACCTGCCTGGGACCAGGGGTCAAGGTCGGGGCGGCGGTGGAGGTGAAGAACTCCATCATCATGGCCAAGACCCACGTGCCCCACCACAACTACGTGGGCGACAGCCTCATCGGGGAGCGCTGTAACTTCGGGGCGGGAACCAAGGTGGCGAACCTGAGGTTCGACGATCGGACGGTGAAGGTGACGTTCAAGGGCCAGCTGATCAACTCTGGCCGGCGCAAGCTCGGAGTGATCATGGGAGATGATGTCAAGACCGGCATCAACGCCATGATCGACCCGGGGACCATCATCTTCGAGAACTCCCTCATCGGACCGGGTGCGGTGGTCCGGGGGAACGTGGGGCCGGGAAGTAGGGTACTCTAG
- the glmM gene encoding phosphoglucosamine mutase, producing the protein MSLFGSSGIRGVVGQDFTVDLAVNISEAVGSLHRSIVLGRDTRTSGPMVAQALIAGATSLGAEVHDAGMVSTPTLARAASEFDCGLMVTASHNPSPYNGVKMWNPDGSAFDTVQMNEVENRIINHSYEPKGWRHVGSCHRLEGAVRRHVDAITASIGAATSRVVLDCGCGATFEVSPLTLRTLGCGVTSLNCQADGHFPGRTPEPTEDQLYDLKELVMSKGADLGIAHDGDGDRMVAVDDKGRFIDGDRLIALFATYLKVRGVVAPMDASMVLDDISGQVVRCKVGDVYVAEALKSSGLEFGGEPSGTYIFPQETFCPDGVYAGALLAKMASEDRLSTMIDALPSYPVRRSSHKFEARKRSEVENRLREESQGLDCEKLLTLDGYRAEYPDGWFLVRLSGTEPKLRVTVEARDEKELERLAELSTRMVGRCLK; encoded by the coding sequence ATGTCCTTGTTCGGTTCATCGGGCATCAGAGGCGTGGTGGGTCAGGATTTCACCGTTGACCTGGCGGTAAACATCAGTGAGGCCGTAGGAAGCCTACACAGGAGCATCGTTCTCGGTCGGGACACGAGGACCAGCGGCCCGATGGTGGCCCAGGCCCTCATCGCCGGAGCGACGTCCCTGGGCGCGGAGGTCCACGATGCCGGGATGGTGTCCACGCCTACCCTCGCCAGAGCGGCCTCGGAGTTCGATTGCGGCCTAATGGTCACGGCGTCCCATAATCCATCACCATACAACGGGGTGAAGATGTGGAATCCAGACGGTTCGGCCTTCGATACAGTACAGATGAACGAGGTGGAAAACAGGATCATCAACCATTCATACGAGCCCAAGGGATGGCGCCATGTCGGGTCCTGTCACAGGCTGGAGGGGGCGGTGCGGCGACACGTGGATGCGATCACCGCCTCGATCGGTGCGGCGACCTCCAGGGTCGTGCTCGATTGCGGCTGCGGGGCTACCTTCGAGGTCAGCCCTCTCACCCTGAGGACGCTGGGCTGCGGAGTGACCTCCCTAAACTGCCAGGCCGACGGCCACTTTCCCGGACGCACCCCGGAGCCGACCGAGGACCAGCTGTACGACCTAAAGGAGCTGGTGATGAGCAAGGGGGCCGATCTGGGCATAGCCCACGATGGTGATGGGGACCGCATGGTGGCGGTCGACGACAAGGGGCGATTCATCGACGGGGACCGCCTGATCGCCCTGTTCGCCACCTACCTGAAGGTCAGAGGCGTCGTCGCCCCCATGGACGCCTCCATGGTCCTGGACGACATCTCTGGCCAGGTCGTGAGGTGCAAGGTCGGCGATGTATACGTAGCCGAAGCGTTGAAGAGCAGTGGCCTGGAGTTCGGGGGGGAGCCATCAGGAACTTACATATTCCCTCAGGAAACGTTCTGCCCCGACGGCGTGTACGCCGGAGCCTTGTTGGCCAAGATGGCCTCGGAGGACCGCCTCTCGACGATGATCGATGCCTTGCCCTCATACCCGGTGCGGAGGTCGTCCCATAAGTTCGAGGCCCGCAAGCGCTCCGAGGTCGAGAACCGCCTCAGAGAGGAGTCCCAGGGCCTGGACTGCGAGAAGCTGCTCACCCTGGACGGCTACCGGGCGGAGTATCCAGATGGCTGGTTCCTCGTGCGCCTCTCGGGCACCGAGCCCAAGCTCAGGGTCACCGTGGAGGCTAGGGATGAAAAGGAGCTGGAGAGGCTCGCGGAGCTCTCTACCAGGATGGTCGGGAGGTGCCTGAAATGA
- a CDS encoding DNA polymerase ligase N-terminal domain-containing protein — protein MKERLQEYKEKRDFTRTPEPVGEEEYMAPFFVVQDHHASSHHHDFRLLMDGTLKSWAVPKLMPEEPKVKRLAVQTEDHPVAYGGFEGTIPAGEYGAGEVRLFDRGPYELLERTSSKIVVKLDGQKLNGTYALIKFKGKEGSKKNWLVMRMR, from the coding sequence ATGAAGGAGAGGCTGCAGGAATACAAGGAGAAGCGGGACTTTACCAGGACCCCGGAGCCTGTCGGCGAGGAGGAGTATATGGCACCGTTCTTCGTCGTCCAGGATCATCATGCATCCTCCCACCACCATGACTTCCGTCTGCTCATGGACGGGACCTTGAAGAGCTGGGCAGTCCCCAAGCTGATGCCCGAGGAGCCGAAGGTCAAACGGCTGGCGGTGCAGACCGAAGATCATCCGGTGGCCTACGGCGGCTTCGAGGGTACGATCCCCGCGGGCGAGTACGGAGCCGGGGAGGTCCGGCTCTTCGACCGCGGGCCGTACGAGCTGCTGGAAAGAACGAGCAGTAAGATCGTCGTCAAGCTTGATGGCCAGAAGCTCAATGGAACCTACGCTCTGATCAAGTTCAAGGGCAAGGAAGGTTCAAAGAAGAACTGGCTCGTGATGAGAATGCGTTAA
- a CDS encoding Ppx/GppA phosphatase family protein: MNGWNPRTGHVVAFIDLGTNSVRLLVVRLNPNCSYTVMTQEKEVVRLGEKEFVDRTLRREAMDRAVHVCTKFAELSRTYGADEIIAVATSAAREASNQGTLVERMKEEAGIDLGIISGKEEARLIFQGVRSAIDLGARTALFVDIGGGSTEVIVGDQNGHSFLDSLKLGAIRTTAAFLPDGYKGPIEDSVYNKMKRHARSEMVHTVKAISKRKFDLAVGSSGTIMNLAEMAARAYGGKPGILRMAHLKKLTAMMRAMTLEQRKLVPGINPERADIILGGAAILEAFMEDLKVEELTISERGVLNGLLVDYLSGIEGYPHAEGLSIRDTSVLQLGRSCNIDEGHARTVTRIALELFDSAQAIGLHDLSKKDRELLRHASFLHDVGDFISFNNHHAHSYYIVRNADLLGFEGRELATMANLVRYHRKRPPRRKDPTLQELDEKTQQKIIIMSTFLRLAETLDRSHANLVSSVQFKKGSKNAVVLEVTSDADVSLEVWGVENHVKAFKQAFDRDLSVEVKGPRNDYGLAGPSWTT, encoded by the coding sequence ATGAACGGCTGGAACCCCCGCACCGGCCATGTGGTCGCCTTCATCGACTTGGGGACCAATTCCGTCCGCCTCCTGGTCGTCCGCCTGAACCCCAATTGCTCATACACAGTGATGACTCAGGAAAAGGAGGTCGTGCGCCTGGGCGAGAAGGAGTTCGTCGACCGAACCCTACGCCGGGAGGCCATGGACCGAGCGGTCCATGTCTGCACCAAATTCGCCGAGCTGTCCCGGACCTACGGCGCCGACGAGATCATCGCCGTCGCCACCTCGGCCGCTCGGGAGGCGAGCAACCAGGGGACGCTGGTGGAACGAATGAAGGAGGAGGCGGGGATCGACCTGGGCATCATCTCCGGCAAGGAGGAGGCTCGATTGATCTTCCAGGGTGTGAGATCGGCGATCGACCTGGGAGCGCGGACGGCGCTGTTCGTCGACATCGGCGGGGGGAGCACCGAGGTGATCGTCGGGGATCAGAACGGCCATTCGTTCCTGGACAGCCTGAAGCTGGGGGCCATCCGCACCACCGCGGCGTTCCTTCCAGACGGGTACAAGGGCCCCATCGAGGACTCGGTGTACAACAAGATGAAACGTCATGCGCGCAGCGAGATGGTCCACACGGTCAAGGCCATCTCCAAGCGTAAGTTCGACCTGGCGGTGGGGAGCTCGGGAACCATCATGAACCTGGCGGAGATGGCCGCGCGGGCCTACGGCGGTAAACCGGGCATCCTTCGTATGGCTCATCTCAAGAAGCTGACGGCGATGATGCGGGCCATGACCCTGGAGCAGAGGAAGCTGGTCCCGGGCATCAATCCCGAGCGGGCGGACATCATCCTGGGAGGGGCGGCCATTCTGGAGGCTTTCATGGAGGACCTCAAGGTAGAGGAGCTGACTATAAGCGAGCGAGGGGTCCTCAACGGGCTGCTGGTCGACTACCTGTCGGGCATCGAGGGATACCCCCATGCGGAGGGGCTGTCGATCAGGGACACCAGCGTGCTTCAGCTTGGCCGCTCTTGCAACATCGACGAGGGCCATGCCCGCACCGTTACCAGGATCGCCCTCGAGCTGTTCGACAGCGCCCAGGCCATCGGCCTGCATGACCTCAGCAAGAAGGACCGAGAGCTGCTGAGGCACGCATCGTTCCTCCACGACGTGGGGGACTTCATCTCATTCAACAACCACCACGCCCACTCCTACTACATCGTCAGGAACGCCGACCTGCTGGGCTTCGAAGGTCGGGAGCTGGCGACCATGGCCAACCTGGTCCGCTACCATCGCAAACGGCCCCCCCGGCGCAAGGACCCCACCCTGCAGGAACTGGACGAGAAGACCCAGCAGAAGATCATAATCATGTCTACCTTCCTTCGCCTGGCGGAAACGCTCGACCGCAGCCACGCCAACCTGGTCTCATCGGTGCAGTTCAAGAAGGGGAGTAAGAACGCCGTGGTCCTGGAGGTCACTTCCGATGCGGATGTGTCGCTGGAGGTATGGGGGGTAGAGAACCACGTCAAGGCGTTTAAGCAGGCCTTCGACCGCGACCTGAGCGTCGAGGTCAAGGGGCCTCGCAACGATTATGGCCTCGCCGGTCCTTCCTGGACCACATGA